The Sorangiineae bacterium MSr11367 genome window below encodes:
- a CDS encoding DUF1588 domain-containing protein has protein sequence MLSRNTWLALALALGASASCLSACDSSSSEPSARPADTDAGADAPFEWDRRLYVDKVARAVRQGAGLSADEDVEALARLTPDEIVDHFMKDPRFVDTVFDFNQYFLGWKQSNLRRPNGSWNGDAVISRRALHAAFEFEKGGNYLSLLAFEQPQYAFRPTPEALEEGAPAMSDAELLRHHLDVALKEADDLLASIQAGMDWGAFCNTKLYITELWSFSYILFSSSYDDFPIATELGHVMPLFFACEWPGSYSVDAAVEVRKLRQYAIELHDYAQELLTKPEQTGRLHDLTEVNLQRLHAERLAKNLDFRGFWESLDNSSTNQNRRRAAYVLDRFFCDDLKPIDAALPAAHASDRHASDPACKSCHYKLDPMAGFFKEYGRIGTSLAGQPNMIFDDGAVMNQEAYQSQWKGTSGRSWDIGYVRSTTDPSLNSYGESLEDLFRIIEGAPEVKACLTRRTFEYFNGDEQIVDPGYLAGLTNSFIEEAKANSSTAFRNLVRRVLTSRTFRTSHPRSDECYDVPDGVDATSRPPCSVAFILQKNCATCHSGAGAQAGLDLTAWRADEQTFPHRGPGGASWPARETFTRMLDRIRSSDPARQMPAGRSMPPKEREDLYLWLTERLGGGAP, from the coding sequence ATGTTGTCGCGAAATACATGGCTCGCTCTCGCATTGGCGCTTGGGGCCAGTGCCTCATGCCTCTCGGCATGCGACTCCAGTTCGTCCGAGCCAAGCGCTCGCCCGGCGGACACGGACGCAGGGGCCGATGCGCCCTTCGAATGGGATCGACGCCTCTACGTCGACAAGGTGGCCCGAGCCGTTCGGCAAGGGGCGGGCCTTTCGGCGGACGAAGACGTGGAGGCACTGGCCCGTCTCACACCGGATGAAATCGTGGATCATTTCATGAAAGATCCGCGCTTCGTCGATACGGTATTCGACTTCAATCAGTACTTTCTCGGATGGAAGCAAAGCAATCTCAGACGGCCCAATGGCAGTTGGAACGGCGACGCCGTGATTTCGCGCCGTGCGCTTCATGCGGCCTTCGAATTCGAGAAAGGCGGAAATTACCTCAGCCTGCTCGCTTTCGAGCAGCCGCAATATGCGTTTCGGCCAACGCCCGAGGCGCTCGAGGAGGGTGCGCCCGCGATGTCCGATGCCGAGCTTCTTCGACACCACTTGGACGTGGCGCTCAAGGAGGCGGACGACCTTCTCGCGTCGATCCAAGCGGGTATGGACTGGGGAGCATTCTGCAACACGAAGCTCTATATAACCGAGCTCTGGTCTTTCAGTTACATCCTGTTCTCCAGCAGCTACGACGATTTCCCCATCGCCACGGAGTTGGGCCATGTCATGCCCTTGTTCTTCGCCTGCGAGTGGCCCGGTAGCTATTCGGTCGATGCGGCTGTGGAAGTGCGCAAGCTTCGTCAATACGCCATCGAGCTTCACGACTATGCCCAAGAGCTCTTGACGAAACCGGAGCAGACGGGACGCCTGCACGATCTCACGGAGGTGAATCTCCAGCGCCTTCATGCGGAGCGTCTGGCCAAGAATCTCGACTTTCGAGGATTTTGGGAGTCGCTGGACAACTCCTCGACCAATCAAAATCGGCGCCGCGCCGCCTACGTGCTCGATCGCTTCTTCTGCGACGACCTGAAACCCATCGACGCCGCCCTGCCCGCGGCCCACGCCAGCGACCGCCACGCATCGGATCCGGCTTGCAAGTCGTGCCACTACAAGCTCGACCCGATGGCCGGCTTCTTCAAAGAATACGGACGCATCGGTACCAGCCTCGCGGGTCAGCCGAATATGATCTTCGACGACGGAGCCGTCATGAACCAAGAGGCGTACCAGTCGCAATGGAAAGGTACGAGCGGGCGTTCGTGGGACATCGGCTACGTCCGCTCGACCACCGATCCGTCGCTCAATAGCTATGGAGAGAGCCTGGAGGACCTGTTCCGCATCATCGAGGGAGCGCCCGAGGTCAAAGCGTGTCTGACGCGCCGCACGTTCGAATACTTCAATGGCGACGAACAAATCGTCGACCCGGGTTACCTCGCGGGGCTGACGAATTCGTTCATCGAAGAGGCAAAAGCGAATTCTTCCACCGCATTTCGCAATTTGGTCCGCCGCGTCCTCACCAGCCGCACGTTCCGCACGTCGCATCCCCGTTCGGACGAATGTTACGACGTGCCGGATGGCGTGGACGCAACGTCCCGTCCACCGTGCTCGGTGGCCTTCATCCTCCAAAAGAACTGTGCAACGTGCCATTCCGGTGCGGGCGCGCAAGCAGGGCTCGATCTGACCGCGTGGCGCGCCGACGAACAGACGTTTCCTCACCGCGGTCCCGGCGGAGCCTCGTGGCCCGCCCGCGAGACGTTCACCCGCATGCTGGATCGCATTCGGAGTTCGGACCCTGCTCGTCAAATGCCTGCCGGTCGATCCATGCCGCCAAAAGAGCGTGAAGACCTTTATCTCTGGCTCACCGAGCGGCTTGGTGGAGGTGCACCGTGA
- a CDS encoding DUF1501 domain-containing protein, whose protein sequence is MNHPIDRHSLRLGRRALLGGVASTLGALLLPRRARGDAAAPGEPHFFLQVVVYGGLDASYLFDGLPLAMTAAGLQRNYMGVEPTAWEGRDGTRTLAASPTQVLRPFQQDLTIVNGVMTSLGFDGHDQNRNLLVTGNPFGGVPAMTRLNREAPIDYVKVGTFDAEVRDARFVPLDAATAAGLQASLSSAGTDTPDFDAFLQTRCSQASASGVSRFSNGARILGGAAAQSTSLAERIRALQLPALATSDAPTDEVKLERNLVMIGEFFRRGITNSCMLDVTGDMDLDTHSPSETKKQLPMYEAITKSLAQILAYLKKTAFDERRTLFDVTTVMFASEFSRTMRRTGSPVDDTGTDHNTLASTVLLAGKGIAPGMVLGGSDFRTPAEELSGAHLSLDPARIKRMGLPIDLATGRSTEAKPAQYTPGAYLGLASVINTVYSLFGVDRQYFWEAARDQPAPVFPALLKR, encoded by the coding sequence ATGAATCACCCTATCGACCGACACTCTCTCCGACTCGGCCGCCGTGCGCTCCTCGGCGGCGTCGCGAGCACGCTCGGCGCACTCCTGCTTCCGCGCCGCGCTCGCGGCGATGCCGCCGCACCCGGCGAGCCCCATTTCTTCCTGCAGGTGGTCGTCTACGGCGGATTGGACGCGTCCTACTTGTTCGACGGCCTGCCGCTCGCCATGACCGCCGCCGGATTGCAGCGGAATTACATGGGCGTGGAGCCCACCGCATGGGAAGGGCGCGACGGCACGCGAACCTTGGCCGCGTCGCCGACGCAGGTGCTTCGGCCGTTCCAGCAGGATCTCACCATCGTCAACGGTGTCATGACCAGCCTTGGTTTCGACGGCCACGACCAGAATCGCAATTTGCTCGTGACCGGGAATCCATTCGGCGGCGTGCCCGCCATGACGCGATTGAACCGCGAAGCGCCCATCGACTACGTCAAGGTGGGCACGTTCGACGCGGAAGTTCGAGATGCTCGTTTCGTCCCATTGGATGCCGCAACCGCGGCGGGGCTCCAAGCCTCGTTGTCGTCCGCCGGAACGGACACGCCCGATTTCGATGCGTTTCTCCAAACGCGTTGTTCGCAAGCGTCGGCATCAGGCGTGAGTCGCTTTTCCAACGGAGCCAGGATCCTCGGGGGTGCGGCGGCCCAGAGCACGTCCCTCGCGGAACGCATTCGCGCGCTCCAGCTGCCGGCACTCGCCACGTCAGACGCGCCCACCGACGAGGTGAAACTCGAACGAAACCTGGTCATGATCGGCGAATTCTTTCGGCGCGGCATCACCAACTCGTGCATGCTCGACGTGACGGGCGACATGGACCTCGACACCCATTCGCCGTCCGAAACGAAGAAACAGCTTCCCATGTACGAGGCGATCACCAAGAGCCTCGCCCAGATTCTCGCTTATTTGAAGAAGACCGCCTTCGACGAGCGCCGAACATTGTTCGACGTGACCACCGTCATGTTTGCGTCCGAGTTCAGCCGCACGATGCGCCGAACCGGGTCTCCGGTGGACGATACGGGCACCGACCACAATACGTTGGCAAGCACGGTTCTCCTCGCAGGAAAGGGCATCGCGCCAGGCATGGTGCTCGGCGGCTCGGACTTTCGAACGCCGGCCGAAGAACTGTCGGGCGCCCACCTGTCACTGGACCCTGCGCGCATCAAGCGCATGGGGCTGCCCATCGACTTGGCCACCGGTCGTTCCACCGAGGCCAAACCCGCCCAATACACACCGGGCGCATACTTGGGACTCGCCTCGGTCATCAACACGGTCTATTCCCTATTTGGCGTCGACCGCCAATATTTTTGGGAAGCTGCGCGCGACCAGCCTGCGCCCGTGTTCCCGGCGCTCCTAAAGAGATAA